The genomic window gcctcccgggttccagtgattctcctgcctcagcctcccaagtagctgggactacaggcgcctgccaccatgcccagctaatttgtgtatttttagtagagacagggtttcaccatgttggccaggctggtcacgaactcctgacctcgggtgatccgcccgcctcagcctcccaaagtgctgggattacaggtgtgagccaccgcggccagctaatttttgtattttttagtagagatgaggtttcgccatgttggccaggctggtctcaaactcctgacctcatgatctgcctgcctcagcctcccaaagtgctgggattacaggcgtgagccaccgcacccagcctgagaccctgtcttaattaaaaatacatatatatattgtgGCTGAGCgcggtaactcacgcctgtaatcccagcactttggcaggctgaggcaagtggatcacctgagctcaggagttcgagaccagtctggccaacatggcgaaaccctttctctactaagaatacaaaaattagcctggcatggtggcacgcgcctgtagtcccagccactggggggctgaggcaggaggatcgcttgaacccaggaggcagagattgcagtgagccaagattgtgcactgcactccagcctgggcgacagagtaagactctgtctcaaaaaataaaataaaataaaaattattgtttgaTCCTTTCGTAGTTTATAAGAGTGATGATTAGGTCTTCATGCTCATGTGTGAAATGTGCCTCCCTCAAACCATGTTAGGATGTTGGCATATTGCCCATCTGAAACGAAAAAAAACGTTtttgttatataaatatgttggctgggcatggtggcacatgcttgtaataccagcattttgggaggctgaggcaggtggatcacctgaggtcaggagttcaacaccagcctgaccaacatggcaaaaccccgtctctactaaaaatacataaattagccaggtgtggtggcatgcatctgtagtcccagctacttgggaggctgaggcatgagaatcacttgaacccaccactgctctccagcttgggcgacagagcaagactccgtctgaaaaaaaaatgtgttggctggccaggcgcagtggctcacacctgtaatcccagcactttgggaggctgaggcaggtggatcacctgaggtcaggagttcgagaccagcctgaccaatatggtaaaatcccatctttactaaaaatacaaaattagccgggcgtggtggcgcatgcctgtaatcccagctactcgagaggctgaggcaggagaatcacttgaactcgggaggtggaagttgcagtgagccgagattgctccactgcactccagcctgggcaataagagtgaaactccatctcaaaaaagaaaaaaattgttggcTGATAAGGGAGATGTTCATGTTCATGTGACAACACAGTTGAAGTAAAAATTCACCGTATACAAACAGTACGCAGTTTGTGTATCCCATTTACAAAATACGTGTGCATAGGCTAAAATCCACAATTGATATCCCATGTTAATGGTGCCTGTCTCTGGGTAGTGGGTttatgggtgatttttattttctgtatatctgTAATTATAACTTTTCTATAATAAAagcttttattacttttatattaaaagCAGCTGTTGGTAAGAAATCCCCCAGCAGAGTGTATGGGCAGAAGGGCTGAGGAGGCAGCACAGGCAGGGAGAAGGGCAGGGtccctgggccccacccccacgtggggcagggaggaggatGGAGGGCAGCCAGGAGTGATGGACTGTGGGAAGGGCCAGGTCCCAAGAGTCAGGGAGTGCTGCCGTGGGAAAGGGAGCTGGGACAGAGGCAGCCCAGAGCCGGGGGAGCCCTAGCGGGACCCAAGAAGCAGGAAAGGAGTGGCTGGGCCAGAGCATGCGGGGCCGTGGCAGGTGGGGGCTCACCGTCACCTCCTGGTAGGATTCCATGCCATTCAGCACCACCTGGATAACCTGCCGGCGCAGCTTCACGCTCTGCTCTGAGCGGTACTCGGAATTTGTTAGGTAGAAGAGGGCGGCGCTGCCTGTCACTTGAATGTTCCTGTCGTATTTGTGGCACTTGAGGGCCGTGATGACCAGCTGTATGAAGACAAGGGGAACCTGGGCTGGCAAGTGCAGGGAGAGGCCTGGGCTCTGCAAGGGGCTGGAACAGGCTCTCTGGGGCAAGGTTTAGCCTGGTCTTGCTCTCTAAAGGCAGAAGTGGGGCCTGGGGAGCAGACACCAGGGTGGGGACCGAACAAGGCCAGTGCTGAAGCAAGTCAAGTGCTgtgaggcccaggctggggttcgGGTCCTGGGGCCCTGGGGACAGGGTGCAGAAGGACAGGGGCTCTGGGGACACAGCTCAGCCAAGCCCGGCACCCTCCAGGTGGGGAGGGACAGGAGGCCAAGGCCCCAGGCTTGGAGCTGACCTTCAGGGCCCGCAGCAGCTGGTTGCAGCGCTCAATGCGGGCGATGTCAAAAAGCAAGTTGATGGCCCGCGAGGTGATCTCTGGCCGGTGCTCCGTGTAGGCCTCGATGGCATTCAGCACCTGCTCTTCGTTTTTGTCACCACTTACCTGCGGGTGGGACATGCTCAGAACAACCCAGAAGAGGCCAAGGGCTGGGATGCCAGATCCCAGCTCAGTCTCCAGCCCCAGAATCCAGCTCCTTCTCTCACCCAAGGCTCCCTGGCCCAGCCCCATCCCACTTCCACTGCTCACTTTGTAGGCTGGAATGTGCGTGAGGCGGCACAGAGAGTTCTCGAAGAGCCCGAGGAACTGCAGCGGCCTCTTCAGAGCCCGGAAAGGTATGATGCTGCTCTTGGAAGGCTCAATGCTGGGGAAAGAGGGTGCCGGTGTTAGTGGCTTGGGACCCAGGCCTGAGCTGGGCCTCCCCACTAGGGGTGGTGAGGCATTTCCTTGCTTTCTCTTCTAGGTCCTCCAACCTCATCCCCCGctccttttgtttttaatggtaGGGGACATAGGCACCACCTCCTGATGGAAGCGTGGCAAAGCCACATAGTAGGGGAACAAGTAGGATGGGCAATGCAGCCACCTTTAGAAACCACCTGCCATTCTAGTAAGGACATGGCACCTTTAGGTCTCACCAACAATCACAAAGGGACAAGCTCAACTGAACACCATTAAAGCAGGCTGGGGCCAGGGCTTATGGGTGGCCAGTTACAGCTGGTAGGGTTTGGTCAAACTTCTCAACCAACCAATCCAGGAACCGACCTATGTCTAGCAATACTCCATAAGTGGCAGACACTGCCAGCCTCGCCTCTTCCCCCCATGGCACTGTGCTCTGGTCAGGCTGAGTGTTGGGTAGTTCCCCTGTCGCTCCTCATGCTCTCACCTACTGGCTTTTGCaggtgctgttccctctgctagAACACCCTTCCTCTGGCAAAGGCAGCATGAGCTTTCAGGACAGCCAGGATGcgtccctcctccttccttcctgatcCTCAGGCCGCGCCAGGGCCCTGGATTGCCCCTACCATAGACCTTGTATAATGACTGTCCCCACCAGCTCACACAGACTCCAAGAGGGCAGGACCTGATTTGTTTCTTTATCTCTAGCACCCAGCACAGCACTTGGCAGAGAGGTACTtggcaaatactttttttttttttttttttgagacaaagtcccactctgttgcccaggctggagtgcagtggcgtgatctcagctcactgcaggctccgcctcccgggttcaagcaattctcataccttagcctcccaagtagctgggactacaggtgtctgccaccaagtccagctaatttttgtatttttagtagaaaaggggtttcatcatgttggccaggctggtctctaactcctggcctcaagtgatccgcccatcttggcttcccaaagtgctgggattacaggtgtgagccactgcgccagcctaAATTCCTGTTGAATGACACTCTACCAGTAGCCATGGAGGGTGGGGCCCCACCTGGTCTGCCCCGCTTCCTCTTCCATCTTGGAGATGCTGCAGTTCTCTAGGATCATGTGGCCAGAGATGTCCAGGGACATTAGGTTCCCCAGCTTCTGCACAAAGAGGCTCAGCACCTCCCGAGTCAGCTTGAACTTGTAGTAGCTGGAGAGGCGGTCTCGGGAGATGTCCAGGTGTCTGAAGATTGGGGTAGGGGGTGCAGGTCAGGAGCTGGGTACAGGGTGGGGCTGCCTTGCAGACCCCAGCTCCTTTAATCTCTAGCAGGGGAGGGCCCATTCCTGCCACAACTTCTCCAGGGCATTCTGGGAAGAAACCCCGAACAGCCCCAATCCAGCTGAAACGCTGGGTTTAAGGAATGGGACTGTGTCTTCATCCCCACCCTCTGCCTAGCCAAGGGCTCCTGAATCCTGAGGGCGTGACAACACCCACCTCTACtcctccccacctgccccccaacccccaccctggTGAGCTCTGGGCCAGGAGCTCACCGCAGCTTGTGCAGCTGCACAATGACCCGGATGTGGTCGTCAGACAGGTCCATGTTGTAGAGGACGAGGGACACCAGGCTGTCTTTCCACTGGGTGAGGAAGGCGGCGTCGCTCGTCTGAATGCCTGAGAGGTCCAAGGCAGCCAGGGAGTTGAGCGGCCGCAGCAAGGACTCCACGGGGACCCAATCAATCATGCGGCCCAAGTTGAGGAAGCGGAGGCGGCTGAAGCCCTCGAAGGTAAAATCCTTAACCAGCACCTGGCAGGTGGGGTTGACGAGGTACTCATCTTCACAGCCCCCTGGGTTCTCCTCCTCATAGAAAATGTTTGTACAGCCGAAGAGGCTCAAGGACACCAGGGTGTGGCTGAAGCTCCTCAGTGTCTGCAGGCTCTTGGCGGACAGCTTCTCGCAGTTAGTCAGGTACAGCTCCACCAGGTCCTGGGAGTGGGCACAgctccatcatcatcaccacccctgccccttcccctcgCCCCAAACCTTGCCCTGGGCTACAGGTGGGTTGGAAAGGGGGATGTGCACGGTCACGGCGCgcatgggctgggctggggatGGCTGGGCTGGAGGCGAGCAGCCTGGCCCCTGCTTGGTGTGGGCCCTCCTGGCGCTGTGGCGGGGCAGGTCTCACCTGCTTGCGGATGGCCTCCAGGTCCTGGTCCTGCACCAGGTCCTCGCGGAGGTGGATCCGCGTGAGGCGGGTGCTGCGGGGGTCCGAGAAGAGGCTGAAGAAGCTCTCGTGTGGCTCGAAGTTACAGGCAGCGTTCACCAGCTCCACATACCTGGGAGAGAAGAAAGCCTGGCTCAGGGGAGGGCCACTGGGACTCTCATCCTCGCTTCAAAGCCAAGCCCTCCTCCCCCTGAAGCTTTCTTGGATCACCCCAAGTAGCAACCTCCTTCTCCTAAGAGTATCTGGTCAGATCCTGACTAAATTACCAGTAAGATTAAGGGTGCCCAGGAACCAGGAATCTAaaggcagctctctgggagaCCTTCTAGGTGATGCAGGCGCCATCTCTCCCAATGCACATGCTTGTCACACAGCCTCCACGCACGCACACTGCAGGGGCAGCAGCCCCACTGGCATGGCCACTCTCGTCACCTTCTTTAAGCCCCTCCTGCGACCCTTTTAAACAGGCAAACTAAGCCAAGTAGTTCAGAGTTCCCAGCTGGGTACAGGACAAGCCGTTAATTAAGCCCTGTTGAGACATCAGCTCATGCAAGAATCCTGGTCTACTGGGAAATGCTTTGGATTCAAACGCTTTAGACTC from Pongo abelii isolate AG06213 chromosome 13, NHGRI_mPonAbe1-v2.0_pri, whole genome shotgun sequence includes these protein-coding regions:
- the ZER1 gene encoding protein zer-1 homolog isoform X1, with the translated sequence MASDTPESLMALCTDFCLRNLDGTLGYLLDKETLRLHPDIFLPSEICDRLVNEYVELVNAACNFEPHESFFSLFSDPRSTRLTRIHLREDLVQDQDLEAIRKQDLVELYLTNCEKLSAKSLQTLRSFSHTLVSLSLFGCTNIFYEEENPGGCEDEYLVNPTCQVLVKDFTFEGFSRLRFLNLGRMIDWVPVESLLRPLNSLAALDLSGIQTSDAAFLTQWKDSLVSLVLYNMDLSDDHIRVIVQLHKLRHLDISRDRLSSYYKFKLTREVLSLFVQKLGNLMSLDISGHMILENCSISKMEEEAGQTSIEPSKSSIIPFRALKRPLQFLGLFENSLCRLTHIPAYKVSGDKNEEQVLNAIEAYTEHRPEITSRAINLLFDIARIERCNQLLRALKLVITALKCHKYDRNIQVTGSAALFYLTNSEYRSEQSVKLRRQVIQVVLNGMESYQEVTVQRNCCLTLCNFSIPEELEFQYRRVNELLLSILNPTRQDESIQRIAVHLCNALVCQVDNDHKEAVGKMGFVVTMLKLIQKKLLDKICDQVMEFSWSALWNITDETPDNCEMFLNFNGMKLFLDCLKEFPEKQELHRNMLGLLGNVAEVKELRPQLMTSQFISVFSNLLESKADGIEVSYNACGVLSHIMFDGPEAWGVCEPQREEVEERMWAAIQSWDINSRRNINYRSFEPILRLLPQGISPVSQHWATWALYNLVSVYPDKYCPLLIKEGGMPLLRDIIKMATARQETKEMARQTRWCTPAVPATLEAEGEDCLRSGV
- the ZER1 gene encoding protein zer-1 homolog isoform X3 produces the protein MASDTPESLMALCTDFCLRNLDGTLGYLLDKETLRLHPDIFLPSEICDRLVNEYVELVNAACNFEPHESFFSLFSDPRSTRLTRIHLREDLVQDQDLEAIRKQDLVELYLTNCEKLSAKSLQTLRSFSHTLVSLSLFGCTNIFYEEENPGGCEDEYLVNPTCQVLVKDFTFEGFSRLRFLNLGRMIDWVPVESLLRPLNSLAALDLSGIQTSDAAFLTQWKDSLVSLVLYNMDLSDDHIRVIVQLHKLRHLDISRDRLSSYYKFKLTREVLSLFVQKLGNLMSLDISGHMILENCSISKMEEEAGQTSIEPSKSSIIPFRALKRPLQFLGLFENSLCRLTHIPAYKVSGDKNEEQVLNAIEAYTEHRPEITSRAINLLFDIARIERCNQLLRALKLVITALKCHKYDRNIQVTGSAALFYLTNSEYRSEQSVKLRRQVIQVVLNGMESYQEVTVQRNCCLTLCNFSIPEELEFQYRRVNELLLSILNPTRQDESIQRIAVHLCNALVCQVDNDHKEAVGKMGFVVTMLKLIQKKLLDKICDQVMEFSWSALWNITDETPDNCEMFLNFNGMKLFLDCLKEFPEKQELHRNMLGLLGNVAEVKELRPQLMTSQFISVFSNLLESKADGIEVSYNACGVLSHIMFDGPEAWGVCEPQREEVEERMWAAIQSWDINSRRNINYRSFEPILRLLPQGISPVSQHWATWALYNLVSVYPDKYCPLLIKEGGMPLLRDIIKMATARQETKEMARKVIEHCSNFKEENMDTSR
- the ZER1 gene encoding protein zer-1 homolog isoform X4; translation: MASDTPESLMALCTDFCLRNLDGTLGYLLDKETLRLHPDIFLPSEICDRLVNEYVELVNAACNFEPHESFFSLFSDPRSTRLTRIHLREDLVQDQDLEAIRKQDLVELYLTNCEKLSAKSLQTLRSFSHTLVSLSLFGCTNIFYEEENPGGCEDEYLVNPTCQVLVKDFTFEGFSRLRFLNLGRMIDWVPVESLLRPLNSLAALDLSGIQTSDAAFLTQWKDSLVSLVLYNMDLSDDHIRVIVQLHKLRHLDISRDRLSSYYKFKLTREVLSLFVQKLGNLMSLDISGHMILENCSISKMEEEAGQTSIEPSKSSIIPFRALKRPLQFLGLFENSLCRLTHIPAYKVSGDKNEEQVLNAIEAYTEHRPEITSRAINLLFDIARIERCNQLLRALKLVITALKCHKYDRNIQVTGSAALFYLTNSEYRSEQSVKLRRQVIQVVLNGMESYQEVQRNCCLTLCNFSIPEELEFQYRRVNELLLSILNPTRQDESIQRIAVHLCNALVCQVDNDHKEAVGKMGFVVTMLKLIQKKLLDKICDQVMEFSWSALWNITDETPDNCEMFLNFNGMKLFLDCLKEFPEKQELHRNMLGLLGNVAEVKELRPQLMTSQFISVFSNLLESKADGIEVSYNACGVLSHIMFDGPEAWGVCEPQREEVEERMWAAIQSWDINSRRNINYRSFEPILRLLPQGISPVSQHWATWALYNLVSVYPDKYCPLLIKEGGMPLLRDIIKMATARQETKEMARKVIEHCSNFKEENMDTSR
- the ZER1 gene encoding protein zer-1 homolog (The RefSeq protein has 1 substitution compared to this genomic sequence), whose translation is MASDTPESLMALCTDFCLRNLDGTLGYLLDKETLRLHPDIFLPSEICDRLVNEYVELVNAACNFEPHESFFSLFSDPRSTRLTRIHLREDLVQDQDLEAIRKQDLVELYLTNCEKLSAKSLQTLRSFSHTLVSLSLFGCTNIFYEEENPGGCEDEYLVNPTCQVLVKDFTFEGFSRLRFLNLGRMIDWVPVESLLRPLNSLAALDLSGIQTSDAAFLTQWKDSLVSLVLYNMDLSDDHIRVIVQLHKLRHLDISRDRLSSYYKFKLTREVLSLFVQKLGNLMSLDISGHMILENCSISKMEEEAGQTSIEPSKSSIIPFRALKRPLQFLGLFENSLCRLTHIPAYKVSGDKNEEQVLNAIEAYTEHRPEITSRAINLLFDIARIERCNQLLRALKLVITALKCHKYDRNIQVTGSAALFYLTNSEYRSEQSVKLRRQVIQVVLNGMESYQEVTVQRNCCLTLCNFGIPEELEFQYRRVNELLLSILNPTRQDESIQRIAVHLCNALVCQVDNDHKEAVGKMGFVVTMLKLIQKKLLDKICDQVMEFSWSALWNITDETPDNCEMFLNFNGMKLFLDCLKEFPEKQELHRNMLGLLGNVAEVKELRPQLMTSQFISVFSNLLESKADGIEVSYNACGVLSHIMFDGPEAWGVCEPQREEVEERMWAAIQSWDINSRRNINYRSFEPILRLLPQGISPVSQHWATWALYNLVSVYPDKYCPLLIKEGGMPLLRDIIKMATARQETKEMARKVIEHCSNFKEENMDTSR
- the ZER1 gene encoding protein zer-1 homolog isoform X2; this translates as MASDTPESLMALCTDFCLRNLDGTLGYLLDKETLRLHPDIFLPSEICDRLVNEYVELVNAACNFEPHESFFSLFSDPRSTRLTRIHLREDLVQDQDLEAIRKQDLVELYLTNCEKLSAKSLQTLRSFSHTLVSLSLFGCTNIFYEEENPGGCEDEYLVNPTCQVLVKDFTFEGFSRLRFLNLGRMIDWVPVESLLRPLNSLAALDLSGIQTSDAAFLTQWKDSLVSLVLYNMDLSDDHIRVIVQLHKLRHLDISRDRLSSYYKFKLTREVLSLFVQKLGNLMSLDISGHMILENCSISKMEEEAGQTSIEPSKSSIIPFRALKRPLQFLGLFENSLCRLTHIPAYKVSGDKNEEQVLNAIEAYTEHRPEITSRAINLLFDIARIERCNQLLRALKLVITALKCHKYDRNIQVTGSAALFYLTNSEYRSEQSVKLRRQVIQVVLNGMESYQEVQRNCCLTLCNFSIPEELEFQYRRVNELLLSILNPTRQDESIQRIAVHLCNALVCQVDNDHKEAVGKMGFVVTMLKLIQKKLLDKICDQVMEFSWSALWNITDETPDNCEMFLNFNGMKLFLDCLKEFPEKQELHRNMLGLLGNVAEVKELRPQLMTSQFISVFSNLLESKADGIEVSYNACGVLSHIMFDGPEAWGVCEPQREEVEERMWAAIQSWDINSRRNINYRSFEPILRLLPQGISPVSQHWATWALYNLVSVYPDKYCPLLIKEGGMPLLRDIIKMATARQETKEMARQTRWCTPAVPATLEAEGEDCLRSGV